Genomic window (Dictyoglomus thermophilum H-6-12):
TTACTATATCATCTTTATTTTTTACAGTTTGAGGAATTACTGAGTAAAAGGAAGTAGAGAAAAAGACTCCCAAAATACCCTGAAGAAAAACCAAAATATAAAATACTACAGGATCTTTTGCTATGATATAACCCAATACTAAAAATCCATTTACTGCTTGAGAAAATATTAAGATTTTTTTTCTTGAAATAAAATCTGAAAGCCATCCTGCGATGGGGCTCATTAAAATAGAGGGCAACATGGAAAAAATACTAAAAATAGCTACAGCACTTGGAGAGTTAGTGAGTTGATAAAATAAAACAGTCCTTGCGATCATGGTGAATGTACTACCTATAGTACTCTGAGAATAGCCAAGCCACACCTTAAAGAAAGAAGGATTTTCTCTCAAAAATTCTACAAAACGAAACAGTTTAAAATTACGCAAAAAGATCCCTCCTTGATAGAGATGTTCTCATAAGAGCATATAGATGTATTTTAACTTTTTGCATATGACTTTCCAATTTACCCTAATCGGGAACGCTGATGAAATCTTTATTTCAAGTGGTCAAAATTCTTATATTTTTAAAAATTTTGAAGATAAAACGTTTCACCTCATAGATTACTTATTAACTAATGTTATTATTCCTAATGTGCTATAATCTCCATATGAAGGAGAAAATTATTGAAATTATAAAAGAGGAGTTAGAGAAGAGAGAAAATATTTTGTTTGCCTATATATTTGGCTCTTTTGTTGATTCTGAGAAATACAATGATATAGATATAGCAATTTATGTTTCTGACTTTAATAGAGAAAAAGTTTTGGATATGGAATTTGAATTAGAGAGGATATTAGAGGATAAACTGAAGATACCTTTTGATGTAAGGATAATAAATGAAGCTCCCCTTGGATTTGTATATAATGTTTTGAAAAATAAAATTATTGTTTTAGATAGGGATAGTCTTCTAAGGTCTGATTTTGAGAGTTTAATATTTCGAAAGTATTTTGATTATCAACATTTAATAGACGAATATCTAAGGGAGATTAAAAATGCTTCGATATAATAAGGATAAAGTTTCTAAACTAATTTTTGAAATGCAAAAAGCCTTAAACCGTTTGGACTCCATAAGTAAAATTGAGAAAGAGGAGTTTTTGAGCAATCCAGACAAGATTGATAGTGCCAAATATAATTTCATACTTGCTATTGAATCTGCCATAGATATCTTGTGAACAATTTGAGAAATATGGTTAAATTTAGAAATAGGTTTATATATGTAGGAGGTTAATTATGTCTTTACCTTCTGTAAAAGTCTCTGAGAATGGAAGGTTTTTAATAACAGAGGATGGAAGTCCATTCTTTTATTTAGGGGATACTGCATGGGAATTATTCCATAGATTAACCTTAGAGGAAGCTGATCTATACTTGACGGTAAGAAGTAATCAGGGATTCAATGTGATTCAGGCAGTAATACTCGCAGAACTTGATGGCCTTCATACTCCTAATGCCAATGGACATATACCTCTTATTGGAGATGATCCTACAAAGCCTAATGAGTACTATTTTAGGCATGTTGATAGTATTATAAAACTTGCAGAGAAGAAAGGGATTTATATGGGTATTCTTCCTACCTGGGGTGATAAGGTTCATAGTGAACTTTGGGGAATAGGTCCTGCGATTTTTGATAGGAGTAATGCTTATTTATATGGTAAATTTCTTGGAGAACGCTATAGAGATTTTAATAATATAATATGGATTTTAGGAGGAGATCGACCTGGCGAGGGCTATGAAGATATTTGGACATCTATGGCAAAGGGAATTTCTGAAGGATTAGGAAGAAAGCCTATTATTACTTATCATCCAACAGGAGGACAAAGTTCTTCTCAGTGGTTTCATAATATGGAATGGCTAAGCTTTAACATGTGGCAATCTGGACACTGTCTCGTAGATGCTCCCAATTGGGATATGATAAGAAGTGATTACGATAAGACCCCTATAAAACCAGTTATTGATGGAGAGCCTAATTATGAAGGTCACCCTATAGATCCATATTTACGTAAATGGAAACCCGAATATGGAAGGTTTACAGATTATGAAGTAAGAAAACAAGCATACAGAGCAGTGTTTTCAGGTGCTTGTGGACATACTTATGGACATCATTCAGTTTGGCAAATGTATGATGAAAGGTATAAACCAACAACCTTCCCAAGTGTTTATTGGTACGAAGCTATATATGCTCCAGGTGCAAAGCAGATGATACATTTAAAAAATCTTCTTCTTTCCTTCCCTTATTTCACTAGAATTCCTGCTCAAGATATGCTAATTGGGATAACACCTCCCCCTTCCCCAAAGGATATAGATGACAGAATTAATGATAAAAGAGCGAGTTATCCCGTTGCTACTCGTGATAAAGAGGGAAGTTATGCCTTGATATATTTTACTTTTGCCAATCAAACCCTTAACATTGATACAAGTTCTCTTTTGGGACATGTAATAAAAGCAAGTTGGTTTGATCCAAGAACAGGTGAGCGGTATTATATTGGAGAGTTTTCTAAGGGAACTTTGAAATTTACATCTCCTCTGGGTGGTCCGGACTGGGTGCTGATATTAGAGGTTTAAGTAGATTTGTTGGGATGAATGGAAGTATAAGGTATGGAGGAAAAATTGGTAAAGAGGTTGTTATCTTTAATTTTACATTTTTTGAATTAAGGTTTTAATTTAATCAGGAAGGCAAAAAAATGTGTAGGTTATTTGGATTGATATCTCCAATAGAGAAAAAGGTTGAATATTATATGCTATATGCAAGGAATAATTTCAAAAAGCAGTCAGAGAGACATCCTCATGGGTTTGGTTTTGGCTGGTATGAGAATGGGGCTCCTAAAATAAAAAAGTCGGGAGAAAAAGCTTTAGAATCGGATCTTTTTGATAAATTGGCAAAGGAGGTCTCATCTCAAATTATAATAGCTCATATAAGAGATGCATCAGACGGGGCTATAAAAGAAGAGAATTCTCATCCTTTCTCATATGAAAATTTTATCTTTGCCCACAATGGAACCCTACATAAAAAGGATAAGATTTTTGATATGCTTGAATATCCTTATAATAAGGATTTTACCAGTGATGGGATCGATTCAGAGATTTATTTTAGATTTCTGGTGCAGAACATTAAAAATGAAAAAGATGTTATTTTAGGCTTACAAAAAGGTATAAGGAAGATTATTTATTTAAATATTGGATCTGCTAATTTTTTACTGTCCGATGGAGAGAGGCTTTATGCATTTAAATATGGGAGAAGTTTATTTTACTCGTTAATGGAAGATTGCTTAATTGTGTCTTCTGAAATAATAGGGAGGGATAAAAATAGATGGAAAAAATTTGAAGAAGGCTTATTGTTGGTTGTGGATAAGAGTTTAGAATTGAGAGAGATAAAAATAGAGTAGGACTGGATTTGTATTGAAAATCTATTAGTCTGTTTATAATTTTTTTTAGAACTTAATGTAAATTTATTGAAATTTTGCTTTTTACAATGTTTCTGGAGGGGAAAGAGCTATCCTAGGAGAGAAAATATAAAAAGTTAAATTTGAATTTTATCTAAGTGATGACAGTATCTTGTGGGATATTTTTAGACAGCTTTTCTGTAAAGTGGGGATCTAGTATTTCTGTTGATATTTATAATTTTTAACTTTGTTATAATAAAAACATATAGGGGGATAATGATCTTTTTGGAAAAATCGAAAGAGAGTTCAAGAGTATTCTTTAATTATGGGAAATTCTAAAGAAGAGCTTATTGAGAAATTAATTAGCGAAATTTTAAGGGTAATTAAAGAGGGGATATTTAATGAGAATATTATCAGATATAGAGAGCTACTTTATATATTAGGTCATTTGTTACACGAAAAAGGATTTTTAAAGAGAAATACCGAAGAAGAGAGATCTATATTAGAAGAGGCTATAAATCAATTAGCACAAAAATATGGCGATACTTCTGAGAAGTTTTTAGATAATATTTATGATAAAGTTTTAGATGAGCTTAAGGAAGTTCGTAGAACTGAACCTGAGTTCCAGAGCTTTTTTGTATTATTTACTTATAATCTTTCAGAAGAGGATATGCAGTTACTTTCTGGGGTAAAATTTATGCAAATACCTATTGAAATTGTTAAATTTGATGATTACAGGTTTATTCTTAACCATTGTCAAAGCTTTGTTAAATATTCTGGAAGATACTATAACGACTTTTGGGTCAAGATTAAAGTGAAAGCACATAGTATTAATGAGGCTCTTAAGTGTGGATGGAGATATGCAGAAAATCTAAGATCTTTGGCTAACTTTTTTCTTACAAAGAATACCTATGCTCTTTACCAATTTCCTCCTCAACCTTTGTCTGTAATACTCCCTTCAAAATTTTATTTTGTCCTTGATGATAATGAAAAATACTGCACTCATGGCTTAAATAGCGGAGAGTATGAATTTAGAACTACATATTTAAATGTGGATAAGATGAGAGAAGTTATAGACTTTGTCAATAAGTTTGATGACTTTCAAGAAGAAAAAATAAAAGAAATCTTATTAGAGTGTATCTGGCTATATTGTATAGCTTTAGATTTGACAGGTGTAGACTACCCCTATTCCTACGGCTTACTATGGAGTGTTATTGAAAAAATCGTTAAAAAAATATTTGGAGAAAACAAAAAATTTATAAGTTTTCTTAAGAGTTTATACCATAATGATAATATCTTATCTGAGTTGATAAATGCTTTGTGGAAGAAGAGAAATCTTTTTGCTCACGAAGGAACTATCTTGGATGTAGAGCTTGAAGATATGAATTGGGTTAGACTTATAGTTTGTGATTTAATAAACAAAGCTATCTCAAAATACTTTTAATGATTAGGTATTTTATGATTTTTTTCTTACTTTAAACTGAGATATTAATAACGCCTTAAATTTGCTTTTTACAATCTTTACTCAAAGACTTGATAGCGAAGAACTTCTTAGTAAAGAGTATGTAAAAGAGAGAATAGTTAATTTTCTGTGTTATGATTTATACAAGAAAAAGATTGTTAAGGGGGAATATTATGATTAAAAAAACTTTTCTACTTTTACTAATTTTCCTCTTATTTGTATCCTTTATTTTTTCCTCAGAAGAATCCATAGAGGAAAAAGTAGAGAGATTGTTATCTCAAATGACCCTTGAGGAAAAGGTAGGGCAGATGACTCAAGTTGATAGCTCTTATTTATATAATCCTGAGGATGTGAAGAGATATTTTATAGGCTCTGTATTAAGTGGAGGAAATTCAGGACCTTCAAATCCTACTCCTGCAAATTGGGTAGAGTATGTGAATAGATTTCAATATTATGCTCTTCAAACAAGGCTGAGAATTCCTATTCTCTATGGGATAGATGCAGTGCATGGGAATGCAAAGGTTTATTCTGCGGTAGTTTTTCCTCACAATATTGGTCTTGGATGCACTAGGAATGAGAAGTTGGTAGAAGATTGTGCAAGGATAACAGCCATAGAGACCTCTGCCATAGGAATACGTTGGAGCTTTGCTCCTTGTGTTGCAGTGGTACAGGATGTAAGGTGGGGAAGAACTTATGAGAGTTTTTCAGAAAATCCAGATGTGGTTGCTCTTTTAGGTTCTGCTGTAGTGAGAGGTTTTCAGGGAGGCTCTTTAAGTAATAAAGACAGTATATTAGCATGTCCTAAGCATTTTGTGGGAGATGGAGGGACAAAATTTGGTACAAGTATAAACGGACTTTTAGATCAAGGAGATACAAGAATTTCTGAAAAGGAATTGAGGAATATCCATTTGAAGCCCTATATTTTTGCCATTAAAAATAGTGCCAAATCTATAATGGTCTCTTTTTCAAGTTGGAATGGTATAAAGATGCATGCTAATAAATATCTCTTAACAGATGTATTAAAGAAGGAGCTTGGATTTGATGGATTTTTAGTTTCTGATTGGAAGGCTATAGAACAGCTTCCTGGAAATTACGAAGATCAGGTGGCTATGAGTATAAATGCGGGAATAGATATGATAATGGTGCCAGATAACTATGTAAGGTTCATAAATACTTTGATATCTTGTGTCCAAAAGGGTAGGGTACCTATATCTCGTATTGATGATGCTGTAAGAAGAATATTAAAAGTAAAGTTCCTTTTAGGACTTTTTGAGAACCCTTATGCTAATAAAGATTTGATCAATAAGATAGGTTCAAAAGAACATAGAGAAGTAGCAAGACGAGCAGTGAGAGAAAGTGTTGTGGTTTTACAGAATAAAAACAAAATTCTTCCTCTTTCTAAAAATTTAAAACATATCTGCGTAGTAGGTCCAAAAGCTAATGATATTGGATCTCAATGTGGAGGTTGGACTATTTCATGGCAGGGTCAAAAGGGCAACATCACGGTAGGAACTACTATTTTAGAGGCTATTAAAAAGAGTGTAAGTAATAATACAAAAGTTACTTTTTCTCCTTATGGGGATAATATACCTAAGGATGCTGAAGTGATTGTAGCGGTAGTAGGGGAGAAACCTTATGCTGAATCTATGGGAGACACTTTTAAGCCTGAGATAGAATATTCCGATCATTTGATCCTTCAAAATATTTTTAAAGAGAAAAAGCCTATAGTAATGATCCTCTTAGTGGGAAGACCAGTAGATATAGAAAATTATCTTAGTAAAACTTTTGGGGTTATTTGTGCTTGGCTTCCTGGAACAGAAGGAGAAGGGATAACAGATATACTTTTTGGCGATTTTAATCCTAAGGGGAGGTTGTCCTTCACTTGGTATACTGTAGATAGAAATAAGGCTACTTTTCCCTATGGTTATGGACTTTCTTATTAAAAGAGATGGTGGATTTCCCTAAAGAAGGAAGATGTAAAATATGTGGTAAAGAGTCTATCTTGATATCCTCCTTCTTGGGGATATGTAGAGATTGTATTTTAAATAGATTTGAAGAGGCTTTACCCATTATTGAATCTGCCCATAAGAGGGCAAGGGCTTACTTTAATCTCTCTTATCCTGCTTATTCTCAGAAACCCTACTGTAATCTTTGTATTCATAAGTGTGCTCTTAATTCTGAAAAGAGTTTTTGTGGGCTTATTGAAAATGGTAGTAGATGGGCTGGGAGCTCTGAAAAGGGTCTATTAGAATGGTATTATGATCCTCTTCCTACAAATTGTGTGGCAAGTTTTGTTTGTCCTGAAAAGGATCATTATGGTTATAAAAACTTGGCTGTTTTTTATGCGAGTTGTAATTTTAATTGTCTTTTTTGTCAAAATTGGCACTTCCATGATTATTTAAAAAGAAAGTCTCCTCTTTATTCTGTGGAAGACTTGATAGAAAAGATAGATAGCAAAACTTCTTGTATATGTTTTTTTGGAGGGGACCCTACTACCCAGGTTGCACATGCTTTAGCCTTGGCTAAAAAGGTTAAAGATAGAGTAAGGGTATGTTGGGAAACTAATGGTTCTATGGATTCTAAAATTCTGAAAGAAATTTTTTATATCTCTGTTGAAAGTGGGGGAATAATAAAATTTGATTTGAAGGCATTTGATGAGAGGATTCATATTGCATTAACAGGGGTCGCTAATAAGAATACTCTTGAGAATTTTAGATGGGCAGGAGAGGAAAGTAAAAAGATTAAGGATAGGGTAGTGGTGGTGGCAAGTACTTTACTTGTTCCTGGCTATGTAAATGAGGAGGAAGTAGAAAAGATAGCAGATTTTATCGCAAGGATCAATCCTGATATTCCTTATTCTCTTCTTGGTTTTTCTCCTAATTTTTTCTTTGATAATCTTCCTACTACTTCGAAGAGGCATGCAGAAAGAAGTTTTAGAGTTGCAAAGGAAAAGGGTTTAAAATATGTAAATATTGGAAATAGGTTTCTTCTTTCTAATTACTATTAGCTTAAAAATACAGAATAAGTAAGGATTTATGGGGGCTACAATTTTGTAGCCCCCTATTTTTATTTACTTTTCTTTTGTTGGAAAAGCCAATCTATTACTTCCTCATTATCGTAGACTGGGATCCATGAGGCGTGAGGATGATATCCTTGTCTTTCCATTTCACCCCATAAGAATTCTGTATACTTTACTTTTCCACCGATTTCTACAAGCCTTCTTACTACTGCCCTTGAAAATTCTACAAGTACTACATTGTCATCTTCTGCATGGAATATCCAAAGAGGTATATCTTTGATCCTTTCTAATCTATTTACATCACCACCGCCACATATAGGAATAGCAGCTGCAAAAAGTTCTGGATATTCTATGAGGATGGCAAAGGTTCCAAAACCTCCCATAGAAAGTCCTGTTACGTAGACTCTATCTGGGTCTATGTTTTCTTCCTTTAGGATTTTCTTGATTAGGTTGGCTACTGCAATGAGATTTCTTGTAGGTTTGAAAGGATTTCCTCCAGTAAGTAGTTCAGTCCAGCTGCTTCCTGCAGGGCACTGAGGAGCAAGGACAAAGCAAGGATGCTCTGCTTGTTGACCTGGTTCTGCAAAGGTTACTGCACCTCTATACCAAGCTATGTGGAGGAAGTTATCGTTTCCTCTTTCACCAGCACCATGTAGGAATACCACCAATGGATATTTTTTGTTTTTATCTACGTTTTTAGGCACATAGAATCTATAAGGTATAGTGACGCCTAATTCTTTATCCTCATAGACTAAAGCTTTAAATTCATCTATTATGAGATGTTTTTCCTCGGAGGTAGTCAAAGAGAATGGAGAAAATTCTTTTCCATCAACACTTCTTATACTTACTTTTTGCTCTACTTTATACTCAAGTTTTAATCTCTTTGAGATAAGCCTTTGGGGATCGTGGGTGGCAGTGACGGCTGATGGTTCGTAGGGATCTAATTCAAGCACCAAAAATTTTCCTTGATTGGTAAATGGGGCAGGAAGTAATGCTCCATTGTTGTTGGCATAAACTTTTTTTATGGTTCTTTTTACAAAATTTCCTTCGAGTTTTGTTTCCACTGAGAACATGTCTGGTTTTAAGTTGTTGGCATTTATCTCACTGCTGTATTCAAGAGTTACTGCCACAACTCTTTCACCTATAGGCATGACTCTTGTTACGATGGTTGCTTTAGGAACCTCTTGAGCGTAAGTGATAGAGAAGGGTAGGAAGCGATTTAAAAAGTTTAATAATGAAGACTTCATCTTTTAAGACCTCCCCTTTTATGAATTTATAAAAACGATTTTATTATATGAAGTAAAGGTTTATAAAATCAATAACTAAAATATTTAGCTTATTATAGAGAAAAAATCTTTCTATTCACTTAATAGTAAACTCTGTCCAGTACATATCTGAGATTACCTCTTTTACTATTTCTTCATCTTTGTAGGTATATGTGACGAAGATTAAAATTTCGTTTACACCACCCTTTAGATTTCCTTTGAGGATATTTTTAACTTCGTCAATGGAAAAGTTGATGATATTTCTTTTATCAGGACCTAACGTTATAGGAGATTCTGCACCATCGATAAAGTTCCAAGCTATCTTATCTTTTGGTCTTACATATACATAAACCTTATACACCGATGCCATACTACTTACATATTTTGATAAGTCTGCATTGGGATTTTCTTTTTGAACATCACTCCAACCCTTTCCTTGTTCGAGCCATATAAGATTTTTAGGCCTTAGAATTATGGATAAATTCATTGGAGCATTTCCTCTTAAATTGATATCCTCTATTGATATAGGGCATAATCCGTAAGGAGATTTGCTATCATCTAGAGAAGCGTAGTATATGGGTACAGAATCAAAGTAAAAAGGTGCAGAGGAAGAGGTTGTTATTCCTGTGAATTTGTTGTCAATCTCTAAATAGTTAGAAAATTTTGATATGCCTAAAATATCAATTTTAAATTGGCCTCTTTCAATCTTTCTTGGTTTTTCAATCCAGATCAGATATTTAGAGTAATTTTTGGTAAAGTCTAAGAACTTTATACTAAAAATTCTTAAGGGTTCATTGTTGAAATAGACCTTTATTTCATTCTCATTGGCTAAAGTTAATGGTAAATAGCTATTGACTCTTATGTACATTAAATTGTTTTCTTTTCTTGGAAACTCCTTGGGAGTGGCGGGAGCAGGTGATATGGAAGATAATTTTTCAGGGTAGAAGGAGATTATTTCAAAGGAGTTACTACCAAAAGAAACACTCTTTGTAACTATATTGTTTTGCCAGTTTTTATCCCCAAAAAAGTGATAGTAGATAATATTTGATTCCTCTATCTTGGCATCAAAACCTATGGTAATGTCAAAATCGCCGATTAGAGAAAATGGATCAGAGTACTCTGCCTTAAAAGTTAATTTCCTCTTTTCTTTAGGAGGTATCATTAAATTAGTGTCAATGTATATGCTCAAATTGTTTTCTCTTTCATTGTTTATTTCAGGATATGCGTTAAGAACTGCAACAATCTTTTTATCACTTTTTCTTCTAACAATGATTTTAACAAAAGAAGTCTCTAAGGTTTTTTTGTTTTTATCCTTGAGGAATATGGGCGACATATCGCCAATATTTTCTAACTCAATGGATACTTTTAAGTAATTAAAGTGAAATCCACTTTTTATCTCATGTAGATCCTCAATTTCTACATTGTTAACCTTTAAATCTGCAAGTTGTGGTTTCCATAAGAAATCGCCCTCGTATGTATAGTATCTATCTTTATATTTAATGCTTATGCGAAAATGATTTGGAGAGTTGTATATGAGTATTCCTTCGTCCATTTGTTTTAGAATCTCTTCTCTACTATTATTACATTTGTATATTAGCTGAAAAGAAGCCTTAGGCTGGATTTGAGTATCTAAAGATGGTTTTCTAAGCTCAATGGAAGGAGCCCACGCACCTCTGAAATTTGATCCTACGTGATATATCTCTACCTTAAGATCTTTCACAGAAATGGTATAAGAGCTGTTGTTTTTTAAATTTATTGTATACTGCATGTTTATATCATTTGATATTTCAACCTTTTCAAAGAGTATAGGATCGGAAGGAGTTATTTTCAATGGTGGATTTTGGGGTAATGAAATTTGATTGGAATAAACCATTTGGTTGAAGATTAAAAATAATGCTGAGATTATCAAAAACTTTTTTAACATTTCTACACACCCCCCTGTAATTTAAATTATCTAAGGACTAAAGACACTATCAATCTTCCAAAGCCACAAATACGGTAACCTCTTAGTGGTTCATTAGGGTTACATTCTTCTAATACCACTTTATTAAGTCCTCCTGATGCATGAATAACTTTTATATTATTTTCGTTAGTTCTTTCCACATATAAACCACAATGTTCTATGTTATTTTCTTCATCTGCAAAAAAGACGATGTCACCTTCTCTTAATTCATCAGTCTCAATATGTCTTGTATTCTCATTATATAAAGCCTCTACCGTAGCATCAGGATATAACTTTCCATTATTGAAAAACATAGCATTTGGAATTACTTGCTGATAACTCCAAATAACAAGACCTGAGCAGTCAAATCCCACTTTAGGATCCTGACCACCATATACGTAGGGTTTCCCAATTTGCTTTAGTGCAAATTCTAAAGCTTTTTTGCTTTCTTCATAAGTTACCTCTCTGGAGGAGTACTTTAAAGCACATCCAGAGATTAGGAGCAAGATAACTAAGAGAAAAAAATAAAAAAAATACTCTTTTTTTCTCATAATTTATCCCAATTTCATAGGTCTTTTTTATAATATCACCTTTTTATGAAAAATAAAATATTTTAGCTTTGTCTTTGAGGATGGCTTTCTTAATATATCATTTTATAGTTAGCTGATGATCAATATGAGTATATACAAACTTTTAGGATAAGAAGATAAATTATTTATAAATATTCAATATGGTGGAAGATGATAAAAAAGTAAGCATTACATCTTGTTCTTGTTTTAGCATCAATGATATTCCATTCATACTGAGGTAGGTTAAACTTAACCAAATGATTATACACATCAGTAGGAAGAGAATTTTTATCAAGGAGATGTTTAGTATCCAGTTGAAATTCTTGGAAAGGGAGAAGAGCTTCATAGAAAGGTAAGATCATAGGCTGTATCCTCCTCCTTGGAAAGGATTGAGAGATCTAAAGAAGTTGAGATTTAATTTCTTAATTATACCAAGGAGAAGGGATACAGCCTCAATTCTTTTTATCTTCTTATCTTCATTATTATTCCTATATTTCTCATACTGGTACCTATC
Coding sequences:
- the mntA gene encoding type VII toxin-antitoxin system MntA family adenylyltransferase antitoxin, coding for MKEKIIEIIKEELEKRENILFAYIFGSFVDSEKYNDIDIAIYVSDFNREKVLDMEFELERILEDKLKIPFDVRIINEAPLGFVYNVLKNKIIVLDRDSLLRSDFESLIFRKYFDYQHLIDEYLREIKNASI
- a CDS encoding HepT-like ribonuclease domain-containing protein; the protein is MLRYNKDKVSKLIFEMQKALNRLDSISKIEKEEFLSNPDKIDSAKYNFILAIESAIDIL
- a CDS encoding glycoside hydrolase family 140 protein, which codes for MSLPSVKVSENGRFLITEDGSPFFYLGDTAWELFHRLTLEEADLYLTVRSNQGFNVIQAVILAELDGLHTPNANGHIPLIGDDPTKPNEYYFRHVDSIIKLAEKKGIYMGILPTWGDKVHSELWGIGPAIFDRSNAYLYGKFLGERYRDFNNIIWILGGDRPGEGYEDIWTSMAKGISEGLGRKPIITYHPTGGQSSSQWFHNMEWLSFNMWQSGHCLVDAPNWDMIRSDYDKTPIKPVIDGEPNYEGHPIDPYLRKWKPEYGRFTDYEVRKQAYRAVFSGACGHTYGHHSVWQMYDERYKPTTFPSVYWYEAIYAPGAKQMIHLKNLLLSFPYFTRIPAQDMLIGITPPPSPKDIDDRINDKRASYPVATRDKEGSYALIYFTFANQTLNIDTSSLLGHVIKASWFDPRTGERYYIGEFSKGTLKFTSPLGGPDWVLILEV
- a CDS encoding class II glutamine amidotransferase, with the protein product MCRLFGLISPIEKKVEYYMLYARNNFKKQSERHPHGFGFGWYENGAPKIKKSGEKALESDLFDKLAKEVSSQIIIAHIRDASDGAIKEENSHPFSYENFIFAHNGTLHKKDKIFDMLEYPYNKDFTSDGIDSEIYFRFLVQNIKNEKDVILGLQKGIRKIIYLNIGSANFLLSDGERLYAFKYGRSLFYSLMEDCLIVSSEIIGRDKNRWKKFEEGLLLVVDKSLELREIKIE
- a CDS encoding glycoside hydrolase family 3 protein, encoding MIKKTFLLLLIFLLFVSFIFSSEESIEEKVERLLSQMTLEEKVGQMTQVDSSYLYNPEDVKRYFIGSVLSGGNSGPSNPTPANWVEYVNRFQYYALQTRLRIPILYGIDAVHGNAKVYSAVVFPHNIGLGCTRNEKLVEDCARITAIETSAIGIRWSFAPCVAVVQDVRWGRTYESFSENPDVVALLGSAVVRGFQGGSLSNKDSILACPKHFVGDGGTKFGTSINGLLDQGDTRISEKELRNIHLKPYIFAIKNSAKSIMVSFSSWNGIKMHANKYLLTDVLKKELGFDGFLVSDWKAIEQLPGNYEDQVAMSINAGIDMIMVPDNYVRFINTLISCVQKGRVPISRIDDAVRRILKVKFLLGLFENPYANKDLINKIGSKEHREVARRAVRESVVVLQNKNKILPLSKNLKHICVVGPKANDIGSQCGGWTISWQGQKGNITVGTTILEAIKKSVSNNTKVTFSPYGDNIPKDAEVIVAVVGEKPYAESMGDTFKPEIEYSDHLILQNIFKEKKPIVMILLVGRPVDIENYLSKTFGVICAWLPGTEGEGITDILFGDFNPKGRLSFTWYTVDRNKATFPYGYGLSY
- a CDS encoding radical SAM protein, coding for MVDFPKEGRCKICGKESILISSFLGICRDCILNRFEEALPIIESAHKRARAYFNLSYPAYSQKPYCNLCIHKCALNSEKSFCGLIENGSRWAGSSEKGLLEWYYDPLPTNCVASFVCPEKDHYGYKNLAVFYASCNFNCLFCQNWHFHDYLKRKSPLYSVEDLIEKIDSKTSCICFFGGDPTTQVAHALALAKKVKDRVRVCWETNGSMDSKILKEIFYISVESGGIIKFDLKAFDERIHIALTGVANKNTLENFRWAGEESKKIKDRVVVVASTLLVPGYVNEEEVEKIADFIARINPDIPYSLLGFSPNFFFDNLPTTSKRHAERSFRVAKEKGLKYVNIGNRFLLSNYY
- a CDS encoding prolyl oligopeptidase family serine peptidase, which gives rise to MKSSLLNFLNRFLPFSITYAQEVPKATIVTRVMPIGERVVAVTLEYSSEINANNLKPDMFSVETKLEGNFVKRTIKKVYANNNGALLPAPFTNQGKFLVLELDPYEPSAVTATHDPQRLISKRLKLEYKVEQKVSIRSVDGKEFSPFSLTTSEEKHLIIDEFKALVYEDKELGVTIPYRFYVPKNVDKNKKYPLVVFLHGAGERGNDNFLHIAWYRGAVTFAEPGQQAEHPCFVLAPQCPAGSSWTELLTGGNPFKPTRNLIAVANLIKKILKEENIDPDRVYVTGLSMGGFGTFAILIEYPELFAAAIPICGGGDVNRLERIKDIPLWIFHAEDDNVVLVEFSRAVVRRLVEIGGKVKYTEFLWGEMERQGYHPHASWIPVYDNEEVIDWLFQQKKSK
- a CDS encoding C40 family peptidase, which encodes MRKKEYFFYFFLLVILLLISGCALKYSSREVTYEESKKALEFALKQIGKPYVYGGQDPKVGFDCSGLVIWSYQQVIPNAMFFNNGKLYPDATVEALYNENTRHIETDELREGDIVFFADEENNIEHCGLYVERTNENNIKVIHASGGLNKVVLEECNPNEPLRGYRICGFGRLIVSLVLR